A part of Setaria italica strain Yugu1 unplaced genomic scaffold, Setaria_italica_v2.0 scaffold_424, whole genome shotgun sequence genomic DNA contains:
- the LOC105913664 gene encoding cytochrome P450 89A9-like, producing MARLCFGEGAVDEHDVRAIDRAQMEFLFAYAGTKAVEATRLPRVLYRRRWLRLDAAFNRLSYLMITLIIAARRRWTERGCGGGGGGSVTPYVDSLFVLRVPADDAAGGDRSGRLLTDDEMAPMVWEFILAGAETVACSVEWVLAHLVARPEVQEKVHRQVAGQEEHHLRTTPPYLRAVIL from the coding sequence ATGGCGCGCCTGTGTTTCGGTGAAGGCGCCGTCGATGAGCACGACGTGCGCGCCATAGACCGCGCGCAGATGgagttcctgttcgcctacgcCGGAACCAAGGCCGTGGAAGCCACGAGGCTGCCGAGGGTTTTGTACCGGAGGCGGTGGCTACGCCTAGACGCCGCGTTCAACCGGCTATCTTACCTTATGATCACTCTCATCATTGCAGCCAGGCGTCGGTGGACGGAACGGggatgtggcggcggcggcggcggtagcgtCACCCCGTACGTCGACTCGCTCTTCGTCCTCCGAGTCCCCGCtgacgacgccgccggcggcgatcgGAGCGGCCGCCTGCTCACAGACGATGAGATGGCCCCCATGGTGTGGGAGTTCATCCTCGCAGGCGCCGAGACGGTCGCGTGCTCCGTCGAGTGGGTGCTGGCCCATCTCGTCGCCCGGCCGGAGGTCCAGGAGAAGGTACACCGCCAGGTCGCCGGGCAGGAGGAGCACCACCTCCGGACCACGCCGCCGTACCTCCGCGCCGTCATACTCGA